Proteins from a genomic interval of Peromyscus leucopus breed LL Stock chromosome 12, UCI_PerLeu_2.1, whole genome shotgun sequence:
- the LOC114698374 gene encoding keratin-associated protein 16-3-like: protein MSYYSGYYGGLGYGYGGFGGLGSGYGGYGCGCNSICRLGCGCGYGGYGYGSGYGSYGYGSGFGGYGYGSGYGYGCCRPSCCGRYGFSSFY, encoded by the coding sequence ATGAGCTACTACAGTGGCTACTACGGAGGCCTGGGCTATGGCTATGGCGGCTTCGGAGGCCTGGGCTCTGGCTATGGAGGCTATGGTTGTGGATGTAACAGCATCTGCAGACTGGGTTGTGGCTGTGGTTATGGAGGCTATGGATATGGCTCTGGCTATGGAAGCTATGGATATGGCTCTGGCTTTGGAGGCTACGGATATGGCTCTGGCTATGGATACGGATGCTGCCGCCCTTCATGCTGTGGAAGATATGGGTTCTCCAGCTTCTACTGA
- the LOC114698373 gene encoding keratin-associated protein 19-3-like, giving the protein MSYYSGYYGGLGYGYGGFGGLGYGYGGYGCGCNSIRRLGCGCRYGGYGYGSGYGGYGYGSGYGGYGYGCCRPSCCGGYGFSSFY; this is encoded by the coding sequence ATGAGTTACTACAGTGGCTACTACGGAGGCCTGGGCTATGGCTATGGAGGCTTCGGGGGCCTGGGCTATGGCTATGGAGGCTATGGCTGTGGATGTAACAGCATCCGCAGACTAGGCTGTGGCTGTCGTTATGGAGGCTATGGATATGGCTCTGGCTATGGAGGCTACGGATATGGCTCTGGCTACGGAGGCTATGGATATGGATGCTGCCGCCCTTCATGCTGTGGAGGATATGGGTTTTCCAGCTTCTactga